In the genome of Streptomyces sp. V2I9, one region contains:
- a CDS encoding DUF4191 domain-containing protein, whose product MARKAKTEGADSAENAGRLKQIALTYKMTRRTDSKIGLVVAGVGIVTFGVLLGIGFAIGHPVYLGILGFVLAVLAMAIVFGRRAERAAFGQMEGQPGAAAAVLDRIGRGWTTTPAVAMNRSQDVVHRAVGKAGIVLVAEGNPNRVKGLLASEKKKMARIVVDVPVHDIIVGNGEGQVPLKKVRTKMLKLPRVLTGPQVTTTNDRLRAMGDLMSNMPLPKGPMPKGMRMPRGGKMR is encoded by the coding sequence ATGGCGAGGAAGGCAAAAACTGAAGGCGCGGACAGCGCCGAGAACGCGGGGCGGCTCAAGCAGATCGCCCTGACCTACAAGATGACCAGGCGGACCGACAGCAAGATCGGTCTTGTCGTCGCGGGTGTCGGAATCGTCACGTTCGGTGTCCTCCTCGGCATCGGCTTCGCGATCGGTCACCCGGTCTATCTGGGCATCCTGGGCTTCGTGCTGGCCGTCCTCGCGATGGCGATCGTCTTCGGCCGCCGGGCCGAGCGGGCGGCGTTCGGGCAGATGGAGGGGCAGCCCGGAGCGGCCGCCGCCGTCCTGGACCGGATCGGACGCGGCTGGACCACCACCCCCGCCGTGGCGATGAACCGCAGCCAGGACGTCGTCCACCGGGCGGTCGGCAAGGCCGGCATCGTCCTGGTGGCCGAGGGCAACCCGAACCGGGTGAAGGGCCTCCTGGCGTCCGAGAAGAAGAAGATGGCCCGCATCGTGGTGGACGTGCCGGTGCACGACATCATCGTCGGCAACGGCGAAGGCCAGGTGCCCCTGAAGAAGGTCCGCACCAAGATGCTGAAGCTCCCCCGCGTCCTGACCGGCCCGCAGGTGACCACCACCAACGACCGGCTGCGCGCGATGGGCGACCTGATGAGCAACATGCCGCTGCCGAAGGGCCCGATGCCCAAGGGCATGCGGATGCCGCGCGGCGGAAAGATGCGCTGA
- a CDS encoding RDD family protein, producing the protein MGADFGYRGKGLGLPEEGPGAIAPLGRRFGALFIDWTLCMLIAYGLFARGDQQAAGNWALGIFLVMSLLTVGTIGCTPGKRLLGIRVVAEGGGRLGFGRVAVRTVLLVLAIPALVWDRDGRGLHDRLARAVQVRM; encoded by the coding sequence ATGGGCGCCGACTTCGGCTACCGGGGCAAGGGGCTGGGGCTGCCCGAGGAGGGGCCGGGGGCGATCGCGCCGCTCGGCCGGCGTTTCGGAGCCCTCTTCATCGACTGGACGCTCTGCATGCTGATCGCATACGGACTGTTCGCCCGTGGTGACCAGCAGGCAGCGGGGAACTGGGCGCTCGGGATCTTCCTCGTGATGAGCCTGCTCACCGTCGGCACCATCGGCTGCACCCCCGGCAAGCGCCTCCTGGGCATCCGGGTCGTCGCCGAGGGCGGCGGGCGGCTCGGGTTCGGACGGGTCGCCGTACGGACCGTCCTGCTCGTCCTCGCGATCCCCGCACTCGTCTGGGACCGCGACGGGCGCGGCCTTCACGACCGGCTGGCCCGGGCCGTCCAGGTCCGGATGTGA
- the glnA gene encoding type I glutamate--ammonia ligase, with protein sequence MFQNADEVQKYVADNDVKFIDVRFCDLPGVMQHFTIPAATFDPAEELAFDGSSIRGFQAIHESDMALRADLSTARVDPFRRDKTVNINFFIHDPITGEQYSRDPRNIAKKAEAYLASTGIADTAYFGPEAEFYVFDNVRFQTSANESFYHIDSEAGAWNTGSEENNRGYKVRYKGGYFPTPPVDHFADLRAEISLELDKNGLQVERQHHEVGTAGQAEINYKFNTLLAAADDLMLFKYIVKNVAWRNGKTATFMPKPIFGDNGSGMHVHQSLWQGGSPLFYDEQGYAGLSDMARYYIGGILKHAPSLLAFTNPTVNSYHRLVPGFEAPVNMVYSQRNRSAAMRIPITGSNPKAKRVEFRAPDPSSNPYLAFSALLMAGLDGVKNKIEPAEPIDKDLYELAPEEHANVQQVPTSLPAVLDALEADNEYLQAGGVFTSDLIETWIDYKRTNEIAPIQLRPHPHEFELYFDL encoded by the coding sequence ATGTTCCAGAACGCCGACGAAGTGCAGAAGTACGTAGCGGACAACGACGTCAAGTTCATCGATGTCCGGTTCTGCGACCTTCCCGGGGTGATGCAGCACTTCACCATCCCGGCAGCGACGTTCGACCCGGCCGAGGAACTGGCCTTCGACGGTTCGTCGATCCGCGGCTTCCAGGCCATCCACGAGTCGGACATGGCGCTGCGCGCGGACCTGTCCACGGCTCGGGTGGACCCCTTCCGCCGCGACAAGACCGTCAACATCAACTTCTTCATCCACGACCCGATCACGGGCGAGCAGTACAGCCGTGACCCGCGCAACATCGCCAAGAAGGCCGAGGCGTACCTCGCCTCGACCGGCATCGCGGACACCGCGTACTTCGGCCCGGAGGCGGAGTTCTACGTCTTCGACAACGTCCGCTTCCAGACGTCGGCGAACGAGAGCTTCTACCACATCGACTCCGAGGCCGGCGCCTGGAACACCGGGTCGGAGGAGAACAACCGCGGTTACAAGGTCCGCTACAAGGGCGGCTACTTCCCGACCCCGCCGGTGGACCACTTCGCCGACCTGCGTGCCGAGATCTCCCTGGAGCTGGACAAGAACGGCCTCCAGGTCGAGCGCCAGCACCACGAGGTCGGCACCGCCGGCCAGGCCGAGATCAACTACAAGTTCAACACGCTGCTCGCCGCGGCCGACGACCTGATGCTCTTCAAGTACATCGTGAAGAACGTCGCCTGGCGCAACGGCAAGACCGCGACCTTCATGCCGAAGCCGATCTTCGGCGACAACGGCTCGGGCATGCACGTGCACCAGTCGCTGTGGCAGGGCGGCTCGCCGCTCTTCTACGACGAGCAGGGTTACGCCGGCCTCTCGGACATGGCGCGCTACTACATCGGCGGCATCCTGAAGCACGCCCCGTCGCTGCTGGCCTTCACCAACCCGACGGTGAACTCCTACCACCGCCTGGTGCCCGGCTTCGAGGCCCCGGTCAACATGGTGTACTCGCAGCGGAACCGTTCCGCCGCGATGCGCATCCCGATCACCGGCTCGAACCCGAAGGCCAAGCGCGTCGAGTTCCGCGCCCCGGACCCGTCCTCGAACCCGTACCTCGCGTTCTCCGCGCTGCTGATGGCGGGCCTGGACGGCGTGAAGAACAAGATCGAGCCGGCCGAGCCGATCGACAAGGACCTCTACGAGCTGGCTCCCGAGGAGCACGCCAACGTCCAGCAGGTCCCGACCTCCCTCCCGGCCGTGCTCGACGCCCTGGAGGCGGACAACGAGTACCTCCAGGCGGGCGGCGTCTTCACGTCGGACCTGATCGAGACCTGGATCGACTACAAGCGCACGAACGAGATCGCCCCGATCCAGCTGCGCCCGCACCCGCACGAGTTCGAGCTGTACTTCGACCTCTAG